The window ACCACCACCATCAAACCCTCCGGCACAACCTCATTGGTGCTGGGCACTTCTTCGGGTATTCATGCATGGCACAACGATTACTACATCAGGCGGATACGCATCGGGAAAAACGAAGCGCTCTACGAATACCTGCGCCTGAATCATCCGGAATTACTGGAAGATGATCTGCTCAACAGCCGGCAGGCCATCATCTGCATACCACAGAAAGCACCGGAAGGAAGTATTTTGCGTACGGAAGACGTAATGGACCTGTTGGAAAGAATTAAAAAGTTCAACGAAGAATGGGTACGTCCCGGTTTCCGGAGAGGACAAAACGCCAACAACGTTTCCGCTACAGTATCGATACGCGATGAAGACTGGGAACGCGTGGGCGAATGGATGTGGGAAAATAAGGCATCGTACAACGGACTGAGCGTGCTGCCTTACGACACAGGCAACTATAAGCAGGCGCCTTTTGAGGACATCACCCGCGAAAAATTCGAAGAGCTGGAAAGAAGCCTGAAGGCCATTGACCTGCGCAATGTGTACGAAGCCGATGACGCAACCGAACACACAGCCGAAGCCGCCTGCGCAGGCGGGGCATGCCAGGTGGTTTAATTAAAAATCTGATCATAGTGTGGCCAAAGACCAAGCTGCCGCAGCCTGAGCGTAGCCGAGAAAGCCGCCTGTCATCCTGATCCACGCTTTATGCGTGGCGAAGGATCTTCTCTGATAATTCGCCACACGCTGATAGTTACCTTCAAGCCAATGAATCCGGATGCTACAGGCTCAACACCACACATCATGAACGTAACCAAAGACCAAGCTGCCACAGCCTGAGCGTAGCCGAAAGCCGCCCGTCATCCTGAGCCATGCTCTTTGCGTGGCGAAGGATCCTCTTTAATAATTCGCCACACGCTGATAGTTACCTTCAAGCCAATGAATCCGGATGCTACAGGCTCAACGCCACACATCATGAATGTAATCAAAGACCAAGATGCAGATAACCATAAGCCTATAAAAGATTTATAGCCCGAAGCTGACAGCCAGCAGTTTCATTATTTAAGTTCCTTCGCCTCACTTCGCCCGCTCAGCATGACAATCACACCCTACTGCACAAAAACTGAAAAAGAAAAAGCCCGGTCACCCGGGCTTTACAACCAATATTTCTGCACACATCACTGCTTCCCGCCCAGCATCACCAGGTCGTTGACGCTGATTTCCGTGATGTAGCGCTTCTCCCCGCTCTGGGTTTCATACACACGGTGCACCAGCTTACCCTCCAGGGCCACTTCAGCACCTTTGCGCAGATACTTCTCGGCAATGGTGGCCAGCCTGCCCCATATCACCACATTGTGCCACTGCGTATCCT of the candidate division WOR-3 bacterium genome contains:
- the ssb gene encoding single-stranded DNA-binding protein, translated to MKSLRNSVQLIGRLGKDPEVKVFGEKKRASFSIATTDSYKNQKGEKVQDTQWHNVVIWGRLATIAEKYLRKGAEVALEGKLVHRVYETQSGEKRYITEISVNDLVMLGGKQ